One stretch of Periplaneta americana isolate PAMFEO1 chromosome 1, P.americana_PAMFEO1_priV1, whole genome shotgun sequence DNA includes these proteins:
- the LOC138704781 gene encoding LIM domain-containing protein A-like, whose amino-acid sequence MSLLGLVLIVALSCRSSGALSSLVDMLASSYAKLSQIKGDIAGVNHTQTLHNNNVTENTHLGDYEGPNQYYTATTIRNYPIVGSETHNGFRDFNKSSRNVSTFEDKWGSPFNGTQYSHTSNKNRAHRISPSHNSSGYLIRNSSRITSIVQDKVQQQNHSSRRQHSYFRTPQHHVQYNNRRVSSERYGNKGYVQQISSRIYPYKLGPDKETPLQNTQSGKDSQKQSDNKATAMQPPQRKPSQEMEANNMNSENPYKGYEMDTHNGHKMNTYNGYEMDTYNGHEMDSHNGHEMDSHNGHEMDSHNGHEMDTHNGYEMDHHHGHEVDSHDHEHQHFYVEHLPPWALVEEIEEHHTTTTPPPPKEKVPHKKQQVTGYYYIGRKLFYVPLYAAILFVSYVTLLIIRSITKHKAQAPFNYYTGFVARKDDISERVAKAISEVEERYA is encoded by the exons ATGAGTCTACTG GGTCTGGTGCTGATAGTGGCGCTGTCTTGTAGGAGTTCCGGCGCTCTTTCATCGCTTGTTGACATGCTGGCTTCCAGTTATGCTAAATTATCCCAAATCAAGGGTGACATCGCAgg tgttAATCATACACAGACCTTACACAACAATAACGTAACAGAAAATACACATCTTGGAGATTATGAAGGACCAAATCAGTATTACACCGCAACCACCATCAGGAATTATCCGATTGTGGGATCAGAAACCCACAATGGATTCAGAG ATTTTAATAAAAGTTCGAGAAATGTTTCAACATTTGAAGACAAATGGGGTTCTCCATTCAACGGGACACAATACAGCCACACTTCAAACAAAAACAGAGCGCATCGGATCTCACCATCGCATAATTCTTCAGGTTACCTCATCCGAAACTCATCCCGCATCACGAGTATAGTACAAGATAAGGTTCAACAACAGAATCACTCATCCAGAAGACAACATAGTTACTTCCGCACACCACAGCATCATGTGCAGTACAATAACCGTCGAGTATCTTCAGAGAGGTACGGGAATAAGGGTTACGTACAACAGATATCGTCACGGATATATCCTTACAAACTCggaccagacaaagaaacaccaTTACAAAATACGCAGTCAGGTAAAGACAGTCAAAAACAGTCCGATAACAAGGCTACAGCAATGCAACCTCCACAAAGAAAACCTTCCCAAGAAATGGAAGCAAACAATATGAACTCCGAGAACCCGTACAAGGGCTATGAGATGGACACCCACAATGGCCATAAGATGAACACCTACAATGGCTATGAGATGGACACCTACAATGGCCATGAGATGGACTCCCACAATGGTCATGAGATGGACTCCCACAATGGCCATGAGATGGACTCCCACAATGGCCATGAGATGGACACCCATAATGGCTATGAGATGGATCACCACCATGGCCATGAAGTGGACTCCCACGACCACGAGCACCAACATTTCTACGTGGAACATTTGCCACCCTGGGCTCTGGTTGAGGAAATAGAGGAACACCACACGACCACCACGCCACCGCCGCCGAAGGAAAAAGTTCCACACAAAAAGCAACAAGTTACTGGCTACTACTACATCGGCAGAAAACTGTTTTACGTACCGTTGTATGCGGCAATTCTTTTTGTTTCCTACGTCACGTTGTTGATCATTAGGTCGATAACGAAACACAAGGCGCAGGCTCCTTTCAATTACTACACGGGCTTCGTGGCCAGGAAAGATGACATCAGCGAGCGCGTCGCTAAGGCTATCAGTGAAGTGGAAGAGCGGTACGCGTGA
- the LOC138708867 gene encoding nascent polypeptide-associated complex subunit alpha, muscle-specific form-like, translating to MLSQGLLQSVLFHFILTLLEDGDAYSQPMFAPAYATVSREGSLVGDSHGQLDEKDRYKDPIESQRSNSTRIHVVYSVEDIANRNSSYYPSNNGNDGKGRSISSSFETNSTSSGTRSWRTFPKGSLNIPYNHKVSPSEYQNYEHPIYIAQDRNQASEKDKDIFSQYFRSGVTTPSIIMSTLKKPFIASQSLDFHFPSGTLKENNTHTDQHIYNSFSVTDSYDLPIKSSMMVVHNTPSQQQKPPLATDVYSSVIDSLKMQMKDSQKLLKDTSSTAIHSYKSPTTKDSYGSSGNDKNTPPLMGSNGSPEGDYNSPPSKHFYSSSVNDYETSPTNDSYILSVEEYKSPTLKDNYAPPVEDYNTPSIEMSNTSPVDGYKSNPSKDSFGSLVNDYKFSSVKDSYDFPADDYKPSLPKDSYGSPVDDYKHTFSKDSYRFPANHYKHPPQNDSYGSPVNDYKPPPSEDSYQYPVDNYKYPPPKDSYSSSVEDYKLPPPKDSYQTPADDYKSPPPKDSYGSTAPKDSYQSSVDDYKLPLSKDSYRSPTDDYKSIPKDSYGFPVPKDSYQFPADEYMSPPPNDSYSSPVYDYKLPPPKDSYQSPADDYKSPPLKDSYGSTVPKDSYQSPVDEYKSPPLKDSYSSPVDDYKLPPTKDYKSPPSKDSTVPKDSYGSPVDYYKYPPLQESYQSSVDDYKSLPPKDTYGSPVDDYKLPPPKDTYPSPADNYKSPPPKDSYGSPVGDYKHPPPKDSYQFLADNYKSSPPKYSYDSSVGDYKHPPPKDSYQFPADNYKSPPAKDSYGSPVGDYKHPPPKDSYQFPADNYKYPPPKNSYESPVPKDSYRATADEYKSPPPKNSYGSSVDNYKHPPTKDSYLPLADDYKSPPSKDSYGSVVDDYKLSPPKDSYLSPADGYKHSPPKDSYDAPVDNYKPPKPNYPYIAPVGIYKRPTPKYPDGSPMKNSYEFYENMQKTETPKTQLADKYKSSAIGYSPQSNKANHNDPPSNISNQSPMDDYRYSPINSYINPVNENNHPYTKGHQLPLPIKSNISSADNYKPPSHEESYRSSVEKYKPSLGSSYMPAMYNRSRFKGSHNEQSDGSSPSSFQDSYTLHFDPHSYTGDNHEIKSQAEPPKYHYSQDSSEEQISTYDTDYRNHNGFDDDHSHNHYHSIDDNPFNEESYHHAHEYAIHDHETELQHFQEYPHDNHYQKPYSSTASGYIYHQPPYPIKDMTRVSSPPPKEAPTTPSKVMDEVPPPKPEDTYGAPQYPPEYSYGTPPPPSKDMYGAPPPPSKDMYGAPPPPSKDMYRAPPPPSKDMYGSSSPSKDMYGAPPAPSKDMHEAMPPTESDEYSLFPHQLHTYEISHPKNESHLPVEQKPKELHAYYYLGRKLWLVPLYAAISFITYVTYLLVRAISRHKIRAPYNYYTSLKGRHYRSHTHELNNATEHIAKALEETRFRYM from the exons ATACAAGGATCCAATTGAATCTCAACGTAGCAACAGCACGAGAATTCACGTCGTGTACAGCGTTGAAGACATTGCAAATCGTAACTCTTCCTACTATCCAAGTAACAATG GAAATGATGGAAAAGGAAGAAGCATTTCTTCAAGTTTTGAGACCAACTCTACGTCATCAGGAACAAGATCTTGGAGGACATTCCCCAAAGGCTCACTGAATATACCATATAATCATAAAGTTTCTCCATCCGAATACCAGAATTATGAACATCCAATTTACATTGCACAAGACAGAAATCAGGCAAGTGAGAAAGATAAGGACATATTTTCGCAATATTTCAGATCAGGGGTTACAACCCCTTCCATAATAATGTCTACTTTAAAGAAGCCCTTCATCGCAAGTCAATCGCTAGACTTCCACTTTCCCTCAGGAACTTTGAAAGAAAACAATACCCATACCGACCAACATATTTATAATTCCTTCTCGGTAACAGACTCGTATGACTTACCAATTAAATCAAGTATGATGGTCGTGCACAATACTCCTTCTCAACAGCAGAAACCTCCTCTAGCCACAGATGTATACAGTTCTGTTATAGACTCCTTGAAAATGCAGATGAAAGATTCACAAAAGCTACTTAAGGATACCTCCAGCACAGCAATTCATTCTTATAAATCTCCGACAACAAAGGACTCATATGGATCATCTGGCAATGACAAGAATACTCCACCTCTAATGGGCTCTAATGGAAGTCCCGAAGGCGATTACAATTCTCCGCCGTCAAAACATTTCTACAGTTCTTCTGTGAATGATTACGAAACTTCCCCAACAAATGATTCTTACATTTTGTCTGTAGAGGAATACAAATCTCCGACGTTAAAAGATAATTATGCGCCTCCTGTAGAGGATTACAATACTCCTTCAATAGAAATGTCTAACACTTCTCCTGTAGATGGTTACAAATCCAATCCGTCAAAAGATTCTTTTGGTTCCCTTGTAAATGATTACAAATTTTCTTCAGTAAAAGATTCTTATGATTTTCCTGCAGACGATTACAAACCTTCTCTACCAAAGGATTCTTATGGTTCTCCTGTAGATGATTATAAACATACGTTTTCTAAAGATTCTTACAGATTCCCTGCAAATCATTACAAACATCCTCCACAAAATGATTCTTATGGTTCTCCTGTAAATGATTACAAACCTCCTCCGTCTGAAGATTCTTATCAATACCCTGTAGATAACTACAAATATCCTCCTCCAAAAGATTCTTATAGTTCTTCTGTAGAAGATTACAAACTTCCTCCACCTAAAGATTCTTATCAGACCCCTGCTGATGATTATAAATCTCCTCCTCCAAAAGATTCATATGGTTCTACCGCACCTAAAGATTCTTATCAATCCTCTGTAGATGATTACAAACTTCCTCTATCTAAAGACTCTTATCGGTCTCCTACAGATGATTACAAATCTATTCCAAAAGATTCTTATGGTTTTCCAGTACCTAAAGATTCTTATCAATTCCCAGCAGATGAATATATGTCTCCTCCACCAAACGATTCTTACAGTTCTCCCGTATATGATTACAAACTTCCTCCACCTAAAGATTCTTATCAGTCCCCTGCAGATGATTATAAATCTCCTCCTCTAAAAGATTCTTATGGCTCTACCGTACCTAAAGATTCTTATCAATCCCCAGTAGATGAGTATAAATCTCCTCCACTAAAAGATTCCTATAGTTCTCCCGTAGATGATTACAAACTTCCTCCAACTAAAGATTATAAATCTCCTCCCTCAAAAGACTCTACTGTGCCTAAAGATTCTTATGGTTCTCCCGTAGATTATTACAAATATCCTCCACTTCAAGAGTCTTATCAATCCTCTGTAGATGATTACAAATCTCTTCCACCAAAAGATACTTATGGTTCTCCCGTAGATGATTACAAACTTCCCCCACCTAAAGACACTTATCCGTCCCCTGCAGATAATTACAAATCTCCTCCTCCAAAAGATTCATATGGTTCTCCCGTAGGTGATTACAAACATCCTCCACCTAAAGATTCTTACCAATTCCTCGCAGATAATTACAAATCTTCTCCTCCAAAATATTCTTATGATTCTTCCGTAGGTGATTACAAACATCCTCCACCTAAAGATTCCTACCAATTCCCTGCAGATAATTACAAATCTCCTCCTGCAAAAGATTCATATGGTTCTCCCGTAGGTGATTACAAACATCCTCCACCTAAAGATTCTTACCAATTCCCCGCAGATAATTACAAATATCCTCCTCCAAAAAATTCTTATGAATCTCCCGTGCCTAAAGATTCTTATCGAGCCACTGCAGATGAATACAAGTCTCCTCCACCAAAGAATTCTTATGGTTCTTCTGTAGATAATTACAAACATCCTCCAACTAAAGATTCTTACCTACCCCTTGCAGATGATTACAAATCTCCTCCATCAAAAGATTCTTATGGTTCTGTTGTGGATGATTACAAACTTTCTCCACCAAAAGATTCTTATCTCTCCCCTGCAGATGGTTACAAACATTCTCCACCAAAAGATTCTTATGATGCCCCTGTAGATAATTACAAACCACCTAAGCCAAATTATCCTTATATCGCTCCTGTAGGTATTTACAAACGCCCTACGCCAAAGTATCCTGATGGATCGCCTATGAAAAATTCTTATGAATTTTATGAGAATATGCAGAAGACTGAAACTCCCAAAACTCAGCTCGCGGATAAATACAAATCATCTGCGATAGGATACTCGCCCCAGTCCAATAAAGCCAATCACAACGATCCACCATCTAATATTTCTAACCAGTCACCAATGGATGACTATAGATATTCTCCAATTAATTCATACATTAACCCTGTAAATGAAAACAATCATCCATATACTAAGGGCCATCAACTTCCATTGCCTATAAAGTCTAACATATCTTCTGCGGATAATTACAAACCCCCATCACATGAAGAAAGTTACAGATCCTCTGTAGAAAAATACAAACCGTCACTGGGAAGTTCCTATATGCCCGCAATGTACAACAGATCTCGATTTAAAGGCTCTCACAACGAACAATCAGACGGTTCAAGTCCCTCGTCTTTTCAAGACTCCTATACATTACATTTTGATCCACATAGTTACACGGGCGACAATCATGAAATAAAGAGTCAAGCAGAACCACCGAAATATCACTACAGTCAGGACTCGTCGGAAGAACAAATCTCTACATATGACACGGACTACAGAAACCACAATGGCTTTGATGATGACCATTCACACAATCATTACCATAGTATAGATGATAATCCTTTTAACGAAGAATCGTACCATCATGCCCACGAATATGCTATACATGACCACGAAACTGAGTTACAACATTTTCAGGAATATCCACACGACAACCACTACCAGAAACCGTATTCTTCCACAGCTTCAGGCTATATTTATCATCAACCACCTTATCCTATAAAAGATATGACTAGAGTTTCGTCACCTCCTCCAAAAGAAGCCCCCACAACTCCTTCAAAAGTCATGGACGAAGTCCCGCCACCTAAGCCAGAAGACACGTACGGTGCCCCACAATATCCTCCAGAATACTCGTATGGAACTCCCCCACCTCCTTCAAAAGACATGTATGGAGCTCCCCCACCGCCTTCAAAAGACATGTATGGAGCTCCCCCACCTCCTTCAAAAGACATGTATAGAGCTCCCCCACCGCCTTCAAAAGACATGTACGGATCTTCCTCACCTTCAAAAGACATGTATGGAGCCCCGCCAGCCCCTTCAAAAGACATGCACGAAGCTATGCCACCAACAGAAAGTGACGAGTATAGTTTGTTTCCGCATCAGCTGCACACTTACGAAATATCACATCCAAAAAATGAATCACATTTGCCAGTAGAGCAAAAACCGAAAGAGCTACATGCATATTATTATCTAGGACGCAAGCTGTGGCTTGTACCACTTTATGCTGCCATTTCATTCATTACCTATGTCACATATCTCCTCGTCCGAGCCATTTCGAGACACAAAATACGAGCTCCTTACAACTATTACACAAGTTTGAAAGGTAGACATTATAGATCTCACACTCATGAACTTAACAACGCAACAGAACATATTGCGAAGGCGTTGGAGGAAACAAGATTTCGGTATATGTAA